In Haliaeetus albicilla chromosome 2, bHalAlb1.1, whole genome shotgun sequence, a single genomic region encodes these proteins:
- the GUK1 gene encoding guanylate kinase isoform X2, with translation MSWRRLRGAIARAAAMQGPRPVVLSGPSGAGKSTLLKKLLKDYENIFGFSVSHTTRQPRPGEVNGKDYHFVTREEMQKEIDAGEFIEHAEFSGNMYGTSKGAVQAVQAQNQICVLDIDIQGVKNIKRTDLNPIYISVQPPSIDILEKRLRDRKTETEESLLKRLTAARVDLELSKEPGLFDLVIINDDLEKAYSELKELLLEEIKKTQESRKS, from the exons cCATGCAGGGACCGAGACCAGTGGTTCTGAGTGGCCCATCGGGTGCAGGGAAGAGCACTTTATTAAAGAAATTGCTTAAAGATTACGAGAACATCTTTGGCTTCAGTGTCTCCC ATACCACAAGGCAGCCAAGACCCGGAGAAGTAAATGGCAAAG ATTACCACTTTGTGACCAGAgaggaaatgcagaaagaaattgATGCTGGTGAATTCATTGAGCACGCAGAGTTCTCCGGAAATATGTACGGGACGAG TAAAGGTGCAGTGCAGGCTGTTCAGGCCCAGAACCAGATCTGTGTCCTTGACATCGACATCCAGGGCGTGAAGAACATCAAGAGGACAGACCTGAACCCCATCTACATCTCCGTGCAGCCTCCGTCCATAGACATCTTG GAAAAAAGACTACGTGACCGAAAgactgagacagaagaaagttTACTGAAGCGTTTGACTGCAGCTCGTGTAGATTTGGAACTTA GTAAAGAGCCTGGCCTGTTCGACTTGGTCATTATTAATGATGATTTAGAAAAAGCCTATTCCGAATTGAAGGAGCTACTCCTGGAG GAAATCAAGAAGACCCAAGAATCCAGGAAGTCCTGA
- the GUK1 gene encoding guanylate kinase isoform X3, protein MQGPRPVVLSGPSGAGKSTLLKKLLKDYENIFGFSVSHTTRQPRPGEVNGKDYHFVTREEMQKEIDAGEFIEHAEFSGNMYGTSKGAVQAVQAQNQICVLDIDIQGVKNIKRTDLNPIYISVQPPSIDILEKRLRDRKTETEESLLKRLTAARVDLELSKEPGLFDLVIINDDLEKAYSELKELLLEEIKKTQESRKS, encoded by the exons ATGCAGGGACCGAGACCAGTGGTTCTGAGTGGCCCATCGGGTGCAGGGAAGAGCACTTTATTAAAGAAATTGCTTAAAGATTACGAGAACATCTTTGGCTTCAGTGTCTCCC ATACCACAAGGCAGCCAAGACCCGGAGAAGTAAATGGCAAAG ATTACCACTTTGTGACCAGAgaggaaatgcagaaagaaattgATGCTGGTGAATTCATTGAGCACGCAGAGTTCTCCGGAAATATGTACGGGACGAG TAAAGGTGCAGTGCAGGCTGTTCAGGCCCAGAACCAGATCTGTGTCCTTGACATCGACATCCAGGGCGTGAAGAACATCAAGAGGACAGACCTGAACCCCATCTACATCTCCGTGCAGCCTCCGTCCATAGACATCTTG GAAAAAAGACTACGTGACCGAAAgactgagacagaagaaagttTACTGAAGCGTTTGACTGCAGCTCGTGTAGATTTGGAACTTA GTAAAGAGCCTGGCCTGTTCGACTTGGTCATTATTAATGATGATTTAGAAAAAGCCTATTCCGAATTGAAGGAGCTACTCCTGGAG GAAATCAAGAAGACCCAAGAATCCAGGAAGTCCTGA
- the GUK1 gene encoding guanylate kinase isoform X1, whose product MKTPSFFFLAEETTAERTVWPQAAFFHLYQEPNPSLLPQNALSWAMQGPRPVVLSGPSGAGKSTLLKKLLKDYENIFGFSVSHTTRQPRPGEVNGKDYHFVTREEMQKEIDAGEFIEHAEFSGNMYGTSKGAVQAVQAQNQICVLDIDIQGVKNIKRTDLNPIYISVQPPSIDILEKRLRDRKTETEESLLKRLTAARVDLELSKEPGLFDLVIINDDLEKAYSELKELLLEEIKKTQESRKS is encoded by the exons ATGAAAACACCcagttttttcttcctggctgaagaaacaactgcagaaaGGACTGTGTGGCCCCAGGCTGCTTTTTTTCACCTGTACCAGGAACCAAACCCTTCTCTCTTGCCACAAAACGCCTTGAGCTGGG cCATGCAGGGACCGAGACCAGTGGTTCTGAGTGGCCCATCGGGTGCAGGGAAGAGCACTTTATTAAAGAAATTGCTTAAAGATTACGAGAACATCTTTGGCTTCAGTGTCTCCC ATACCACAAGGCAGCCAAGACCCGGAGAAGTAAATGGCAAAG ATTACCACTTTGTGACCAGAgaggaaatgcagaaagaaattgATGCTGGTGAATTCATTGAGCACGCAGAGTTCTCCGGAAATATGTACGGGACGAG TAAAGGTGCAGTGCAGGCTGTTCAGGCCCAGAACCAGATCTGTGTCCTTGACATCGACATCCAGGGCGTGAAGAACATCAAGAGGACAGACCTGAACCCCATCTACATCTCCGTGCAGCCTCCGTCCATAGACATCTTG GAAAAAAGACTACGTGACCGAAAgactgagacagaagaaagttTACTGAAGCGTTTGACTGCAGCTCGTGTAGATTTGGAACTTA GTAAAGAGCCTGGCCTGTTCGACTTGGTCATTATTAATGATGATTTAGAAAAAGCCTATTCCGAATTGAAGGAGCTACTCCTGGAG GAAATCAAGAAGACCCAAGAATCCAGGAAGTCCTGA